A stretch of the Cucurbita pepo subsp. pepo cultivar mu-cu-16 chromosome LG16, ASM280686v2, whole genome shotgun sequence genome encodes the following:
- the LOC111777296 gene encoding auxin-responsive protein SAUR50-like: MSSVVAKSNKIRSIVRLRQMLQHWRKKARAAASRAPPTDVPADHVAVCVGSGCRRFIVRASFLNHPIFRKLLSQAEEEYGFATRGPLALPCDESVFEEVIRVIARSELNNSSRSSSIKDLQRRCDKDVRKNLEYLGESRPLLYGFADS; the protein is encoded by the coding sequence atgtcgTCGGTGGTGGCGAAAAGCAACAAGATCCGGAGCATTGTCCGGCTCCGACAAATGTTACAACACTGGCGGAAGAAGGCACGTGCAGCGGCCTCCAGAGCACCGCCGACTGATGTCCCCGCTGATCACGTTGCCGTATGCGTTGGCAGTGGCTGTCGGCGATTCATTGTCCGTGCGTCCTTCCTGAACCATCCGATCTTCCGGAAGTTGCTCTCACAGGCTGAAGAGGAATACGGCTTCGCTACGCGAGGTCCTCTGGCGCTTCCGTGCGACGAATCGGTTTTCGAAGAGGTTATCCGAGTCATTGCTCGCTCCGAGTTGAATAACTCGTCGCGAAGTTCGAGTATCAAGGATTTGCAGAGGCGATGCGATAAAGATGTCAGAAAAAACCTCGAGTATTTAGGCGAATCGAGACCTTTACTGTACGGATTCGCTGATAGTTGA
- the LOC111777494 gene encoding amidophosphoribosyltransferase, chloroplastic-like translates to MAAATTTLTLPSLSSSSSSSFLSPPNPSVQTPLSLSSKTLPKSYFPYSHSHSFSLSNPPKPLLLAAAAKSPISEFFSGDYLDDKPREECGVVGIYGDPEASRLCYLALHALQHRGQEGAGIVSVNENVLQSVTGVGLVSEVFSEAKLDQLPGDSAIGHVRYSTAGSSMLKNVQPFVAGYRFGSVGVAHNGNLVNYRSLRAKLEDTGSIFNTSSDTEVVLHLIAISKHRPFLLRIVDACEQLEGAYSMVFITEDKLVAVRDPFGFRPLVMGRRSNGAVVFASETCALDLIEATYEREVFPGEVVVVDKNGIQSLCLMAHPQPKSCIFEHIYFALPNSVVYGRSVYESRRIFGEILATEAPVDCDVVIAVPDSGVVAALGYAAKAGVAFQQGLIRSHYVGRTFIEPSQKIRDFGVKLKLSPVRAVLEGKRVVVVDDSIVRGTTSSKIVRLLKEAGAKEVHMRIACPPIIGSCYYGVDTPSSEELISNRMSVEEIREFIGSDSLAFLPFDSLKKLLGSESPNYCYACFSGNYPVEPREIKVKRVGDFVDDGLNGSLESIDGGWVQANRNQNLDNHPTVEKVGGI, encoded by the coding sequence atGGCGGCCGCCACCACCACCCTCACcctcccttctctctcttcttcttcttcttcttcatttctctctcctcccaaCCCCTCCGTTCAAacccctctctctctgtcttctAAAACCCTCCCTAAATCCTACTTCCCCTATTCTCACTCCCACTCCTTCTCCCTTTCCAATCCCCCTAAACCCCTCCTCCTCGCCGCCGCGGCCAAAAGCCCCATCTCCGAGTTCTTCTCCGGCGACTATTTAGACGACAAGCCTCGTGAGGAGTGCGGCGTTGTCGGAATCTATGGCGACCCCGAGGCTTCTCGCCTCTGCTATTTGGCTCTCCATGCGCTCCAACATCGCGGTCAAGAAGGCGCTGGAATCGTCTCTGTTAACGAAAACGTTCTCCAGTCCGTCACCGGCGTTGGCCTCGTCTCTGAGGTGTTCAGTGAAGCCAAACTTGATCAATTGCCTGGCGATTCTGCTATTGGACATGTTCGTTACTCCACTGCTGGATCTTCTATGCTTAAGAATGTTCAGCCCTTTGTTGCTGGTTACCGATTTGGCTCCGTTGGGGTTGCTCATAATGGTAATTTGGTTAATTATCGTTCTCTTAGAGCTAAGCTTGAAGATACTGGTTCCATTTTCAATACTAGTTCTGATACTGAAGTTGTTCTTCACCTTATTGCGATTTCTAAGCATAGACCTTtcttgttgaggattgttgatgCTTGTGAACAGCTTGAAGGGGCTTATTCTATGGTTTTCATTACAGAAGATAAATTGGTAGCTGTTCGTGATCCTTTTGGTTTTAGGCCTTTGGTTATGGGTAGGAGGAGTAATGGGGCTGTTGTGTTTGCTTCTGAAACTTGTGCTCTTGATTTAATTGAAGCTACATATGAGAGAGAAGTGTTCCCTGGGGAAGTTGTGGTGGTTGATAAAAATGGTATTCAGTCCCTTTGTTTAATGGCTCATCCACAGCCTAAATCTTGCATATTTGAACACATATACTTTGCTCTCCCGAACTCCGTTGTTTATGGTCGTTCTGTCTACGAATCCCGCCGAATATTCGGGGAGATACTTGCCACCGAAGCCCCTGTTGATTGTGATGTTGTGATAGCTGTTCCAGATTCAGGAGTAGTGGCTGCACTTGGCTATGCAGCCAAAGCTGGGGTGGCCTTCCAACAAGGCCTCATAAGGTCACACTATGTGGGGAGGACATTCATCGAGCCATCGCAGAAGATTCGTGACTTTGGCGTGAAGCTGAAGCTATCGCCGGTTCGAGCAGTGTTGGAAGGGAAGAGAGTAGTGGTTGTTGATGACTCAATTGTTAGAGGCACCACATCTTCAAAGATTGTGAGATTGTTAAAGGAAGCAGGGGCAAAAGAAGTGCATATGAGGATAGCCTGCCCTCCAATTATAGGATCATGTTACTATGGAGTTGATACACCAAGCTCTGAAGAACTGATATCCAACAGGATGAGTGTGGAGGAAATAAGGGAGTTTATAGGGTCTGATTCACTTGCTTTTCTGCCATTTGATAGCTTGAAGAAGCTTTTGGGCAGTGAATCTCCAAACTATTGCTATGCATGCTTTTCAGGCAACTACCCAGTTGAGCCAAGAGAGATCAAAGTGAAAAGGGTAGGAGATTTCGTTGATGATGGCTTGAATGGGAGCTTGGAATCCATTGATGGAGGATGGGTTCAAGCCAATAGAAACCAGAATCTTGATAATCATCCCACAGTGGAGAAAGTTGGGGGTATCTGA
- the LOC111776708 gene encoding uncharacterized protein LOC111776708, producing MGIFWRCDDESISSILHLCVLGAGILVWICHYRMVRLGMELICSCNAPIGLLSTDCCVLLCPIFFSLRLVLWSTTGNCAVEDRSMDRLGMREVSCCPAFEATRMEERDHW from the exons ATGGGTATTTTCTGGCGCTGTGATGATGAGTCAATATCATCCATTTTACACTTGTGTGTGTTGGGGGCTGGAATTTTGGTTTGGATTTGTCATTACAGGATGGTGCGGTTGGGGATGGAGCTTATCTGTTCATGCAATGCCCCTATCGGTTTGCTGTCCACAGACTGCTGTGTGCTGCTCTGTCCAATCTTTTTCAGCCTCAGATTGGTCCTGTGGTCAACAACTGGAAACTGTGCGGTAGAG GATCGATCGATGGATCGTCTTGGGATGAGAGAAGTGTCATGCTGCCCTGCATTTGAGGCGACAAGGATGGAGGAAAGAGATCAttg GTAA
- the LOC111776707 gene encoding arginine decarboxylase-like, with product MPALAYCVDATAAPPPGYAFAGDSSLPSPDLFSGGPPETTIFTSPVSAPTSENLSWTPSLSSSLYKIDGWGAPYFSVNGSGNMAVRPYGTATLPHQEIDLLKIVKKASDPISSGGLGLQLPLIVRFPDVLKNRLESLQSAFDHAIQSQGYGSHYQGVFPVKCNQDRFVVEDIVKFGSPFRFGLEAGSKPEILLAMSCLCKGNSDALLVCNGFKDAEYISLALIARKLALNSVVVLEQEEELDLVIDLSKRLFVRPVVGVRAKLRTKHSGHFGSTSGEKGKFGLTTTQILRVVGKLKQHDMLDCLQLLHFHIGSQIPSTTLLADGVGEAAQIYCELVRLGANMRVVDIGGGLGIDYDGSKSPDSGLSVAYELDDYASMVVDVIRSVCDRRSVKHPILCSESGRAIASHHSVLIFEAVSASTYEVPSMSSIELQYLDGLTDDARLDYQNLSAAACMGEYKTCLLYADQLKQRCIEKFKDGCLGMEQLAAVDGLCALISKAVGELDSVRSYHVNLSIFTSIPDFWGIDQLFPIVPIHRLDQRPSVRGILSDLTCDSDGKIDKFIGGESSLPLHEMEGNGNLSGGGGRYYLGMFLGGAYEEALGGVHNLFGGPSVIRVMQSDGPHSFAVTRTVPGPSSGDILRVMQYEPELMFETLKHRAEEFGQEDDDGGEGIANSLAMSFRNMPYLGSPSSCFNDTDYNGAVDSGAGDDAEQWTYCYA from the coding sequence ATGCCGGCCCTAGCTTATTGCGTGGATGCTACTGCAGCTCCTCCTCCTGGCTACGCTTTTGCTGGGGATAGCTCTCTTCCGTCGCCGGACTTATTTTCCGGCGGACCTCCGGAGACTACCATCTTCACCTCTCCCGTCTCTGCTCCCACCTCTGAAAATCTGTCTTGGactccttctctttcttcttccctttacAAGATCGATGGATGGGGTGCCCCTTATTTTTCTGTTAATGGCTCTGGAAATATGGCTGTTCGTCCTTACGGTACGGCCACTTTACCGCATCAGGAGATTGATTTGCTCAAAATTGTGAAGAAGGCTTCAGATCCGATTAGCTCTGGCGGCCTCGGGTTACAGCTTCCTCTTATTGTGCGCTTTCCTGATGTGCTTAAGAATCGTCTTGAATCTCTCCAGTCGGCATTTGATCATGCCATTCAATCTCAGGGATATGGTTCTCATTACCAGGGTGTTTTCCCGGTTAAATGCAACCAGGACAGGTTTGTTGTTGAGGACATAGTGAAATTCGGATCTCCTTTCCGTTTTGGTCTCGAAGCTGGCTCGAAACCAGAGATCCTCCTAGCAATGAGCTGTTTGTGCAAAGGGAATTCAGATGCCCTTTTGGTGTGCAATGGTTTCAAGGATGCGGAGTACATTTCTTTGGCTCTTATTGCCAGGAAGCTTGCTTTGAACTCGGTGGTTGTTCTCGAACAAGAGGAAGAGCTCGATTTAGTGATTGATTTGAGCAAAAGACTCTTCGTTCGCCCTGTGGTTGGCGTGCGTGCGAAGCTGAGAACCAAACATTCTGGTCATTTTGGGTCTACGTCTGGCGAGAAAGGGAAATTTGGACTTACGACCACCCAGATTCTTCGGGTGGTCGGGAAACTTAAACAGCATGATATGCTTGATTGCCTTCAATTGCTACATTTTCACATTGGATCCCAGATTCCTTCCACTACCTTGCTCGCCGATGGCGTTGGTGAGGCTGCTCAGATCTATTGTGAATTGGTCCGTCTCGGTGCCAACATGCGCGTAGTTGACATTGGAGGTGGTCTGGGTATTGACTATGACGGTTCGAAGTCTCCGGACTCTGGGTTATCTGTTGCATATGAACTCGATGACTATGCCTCTATGGTTGTTGACGTAATTCGCTCTGTATGCGACCGTAGGTCCGTGAAGCACCCAATACTTTGCAGTGAAAGTGGTCGAGCAATCGCCTCTCATCACTCTGTTCTGATTTTTGAGGCCGTTTCTGCTAGTACTTATGAGGTCCCATCCATGAGCTCTATTGAACTTCAGTATCTTGATGGGCTAACAGACGATGCTCGCCTAGATTATCAGAACCTCTCGGCTGCTGCTTGTATGGGTGAGTATAAGACATGCTTGCTGTATGCAGACCAATTGAAACAACGCTGCATTGAGAAATTCAAGGATGGGTGTTTGGGAATGGAACAACTGGCTGCTGTGGATGGCCTTTGTGCTCTCATTTCGAAGGCTGTTGGAGAGTTGGACTCTGTAAGATCTTATCACGTGAACCTCTCTATTTTCACTTCCATTCCAGATTTCTGGGGTATTGATCAGCTGTTCCCTATAGTCCCCATTCATCGTCTTGATCAGAGACCTTCAGTGAGAGGCATTCTCTCTGATCTTACCTGTGACAGTGACGGGAAGATCGACAAGTTCATCGGTGGCGAGTCGAGTTTGCCATTGCACGAGATGGAAGGCAATGGTAATTTGTCAGGTGGAGGTGGGCGATACTATCTTGGGATGTTTCTGGGCGGGGCTTATGAGGAGGCTCTCGGTGGTGTTCACAACCTGTTTGGTGGCCCGAGCGTAATTCGAGTAATGCAGAGCGATGGACCGCATAGCTTTGCGGTAACTCGCACTGTGCCTGGGCCATCATCTGGGGACATCCTCCGAGTGATGCAGTACGAGCCCGAACTCATGTTCGAGACGCTCAAGCACCGAGCAGAGGAGTTTGGGcaggaagatgatgatggtggTGAGGGCATAGCCAACAGCTTGGCCATGTCCTTCCGCAACATGCCTTATTTGGGTAGCCCATCTTCCTGTTTCAATGATACTGATTACAATGGTGCTGTGGATTCTGGTGCTGGCGATGATGCCGAGCAGTGGACTTACTGCTATGCTTGA